The genome window TACGAATTTAACAGCGTAATTTCAAAACATTTAGCAAAAAATAACTCTAGTGTTGCTAAATTATTTGCTAATACTTCTAGTTTAGATAGTCTTAATTTGTCTCAATTTAGTTCTTGATTTACTGAAAAACAAGATGCTAATAATAAATTTTTAGAAGAAATTAAGACATTAATACCTGATTTTGAGCCAAAAAAAGTTACTTTTTCTGTTAAAAAACCGAAAAAAGATCTTAAAAATGAAAATACAGTTTTTGTTGTTTTAAAAGTTGATGGTAGCTTTAAAAACCAAGACGAACTACCGTTAGGTCTAAATTTAGGGGAAAATAATCAATATAGTTACAATTTTGACTTTGAATTTGATGCAACTGAGTCAGTTTATTCTGGTTATTTCAGAAACGCAATTGAAAATTTTGATGCAAAAACAGCAGAAAATCTTAAAAATTTAAACTTTGAAATCAAAAAAGATTTACCAGTTACAATTTTTGCATCAACAATTGATAATACAATCAAACATCTTTTCAATAAACCGCTTGATTTAAAAAATATTTCAAAAACAGCAGCACCACTTTTTGATTTATTGAATTTTTCAGCTAACAAAAAAGATAATTTAGTTGCTAGTGAAGCAAAAACAACAGAAGTTTCTGCGACTTTATTTCAAGATTCGGTAGAATCTGAAAAAAATTCAGTTTCTTTGACTGGTTCTAATTCTAAAAAATCAGAAAATGCGGGAAATTATTTAAAATCTCTTTTTGAAAATTTAGAAAAAACTAATTTTCCACCACATACTTCACTTTTTCTTTCATCTTTTTTCAAAGATAAATACACTTTAAAATTGGAAATTAAAACTGAAGGAATCACAAAAGAAGAATTAGAAGCAAAAATTGATAATGTTTCTAAAGATAATCCAGCATATAAAACATTAGCGGAAAGTGTAAAAATGCATTTATTTTTAGATTGAAAAACAAATTTTGAAGTAAAAGAAGAAGATGAAGGTGGAAAAAAGAAAGAGATTTTAACTTCGATTACTGCAGTTAATAATCCGACTTTAAAGTTTAAAGTAAATGAAGATCCATCAAAAAAATCTAGTCAAAAAGTTTTTTTAGATTCAAAAAATCAAGGAATTTATTTGGCTGAAGGTGGAATTAGTTTAGAAAAACCTGAAACGGATTCTGATTCAACAAAACAACTAAAATTAGACAAAGGTAAAACGCTTTTTTATGCTTTTAAACCGACAAAATTATCAAAAAACCCACTTTTGAAGTACTTTTTGTTAAAAACGGAACAAGAAGATCATAAAAATTTAGGTTTAATAATTTTGCCGCATTTTTTAGCAAAAGGAACCAATGTTATAAATGCTGATTTTCAAAAAGAAGTAACTAAAAAAAACGGAAATTCTGAAGGTGTTGCTACAACTGTTAAATTTACACAGTCAACTTACAACGGTGGTATGAAATTTTTTTACAATGAAAATAAAACTGAAATTCTTACCAAAAAAACCCCAAAAAACCCACTTTTACAAGAACAAGATTTTCTAAACAATCCTAATGCAACAATAATTTTAGCGGTTAATGTTACAGAAAATGATGATAAAAAATCGGTGATTAATTTTTCTTTCTATTCAAGCGAAGAAGACAAAGGTAGAAAAGAACTTTTTAAATGGAGCGAAACTATTCCAGATGATTTTGTTTGAGATTTATCAAAAAGTTTAACAATTGGGACTACAAAATCTTTACGTCAAGGCTTGATTGACAAGCAAGAAAATGCATCGAGAGAGTTTTTAGGTATAACTTTCAAAGGGCTTGCTTTGTTTGATAAACCTGAAAACGTTAATGATTATAATGCTTTTTTTGAAAAATTTAGGAAAGAATATATCGATTAGTGCTTTAATTTTCTAATTATTAATTTTAACTATTCTTAACCTAAAAATAGAGTTTTTAATATATAATTATTGTATTAAAAACTCTATTTATTTTTAAGTTAACCTTGGTTATTTTATGAGATTTAGTTTGTCATTTTTCTTTAATGCGATTTTTCGTCGCAAAATACAAAAGCGTTCAATTTTGGCTTTTATATTTTGAATGATTTTTTTGATTATTGTTGCGATAGTCATTATTTTTGTTCAAAAAAAGCCTTGATATGATGCGGTTTCGATTGTTGGCCTTATTGCAATTTCAATTTCTGCACTTGCAACTGTACTAAGACTTGGTTTGTTTAGCAGTTTTTCGCTTTCATATCATAGATGAAGAATCCAATCGCAAAATAAATTGCTAGAAAAACGTGGGTTTAAACCAGAAAAACAAAAAATTGACTATGCTTTTATTAAAAAAAAGCAAAAGGAACTTTCCCTTTTGCCAATTTTTTTAGGTTTTTTAATTGGATTAATCCTTTTATCAATTAGCCTTCCTTTCCTAATTATTAATTCTTAAATAATTAGGAAAGGAAAAAAATACAATTTTTGATGAAAACGTTTATTTTTGAGATGTTTACTGTTTAAAAAAAAAAAAAAAACAGCGTAAAAGTCGCTGTTTTTTTGCACTAATAAGCCGCGTTCTGTATCAGTCAACCATTTGTCTAAATTTTTTAAACTAAAAGTATTTAAAAAATTTCCCAATCGAAGTTCATTTCCCGAAATTGGGTTCCCTCACCAAAATTTAGGTTTCTAGCTCATGGAGTTTACCGCGTTTCACCTTATTTATTAATTTTTTAAAATTTTAGACAATTATTTAATATAAACAGATAAAAAATTAATAAATAAACTCGTCTCTGTGGCACTTGTCGTCTAAGCTTGGGTTTATTAGACCCAACATGAACACTACTACCATCACAGGTAGTGCTAGCGCGGACTTTCCTCAAATATAAATAAAATAGAATTATAAAACTAAAGTTATTTTAATTATACCTGCGATTGACTTGTGCAAACTATAATTATACCATATAATTCTGTTTGTTGCTTCTGTTGTAGAATTGAAATTTTTATTTTTATGATTAAATAGATAGAAAAATGTCACAAACAAATGAAAAAAATTAGGAATTTGAATATGAAATTGATTTTTAAAAGACTAAATTAGAAATAAAAAGTCAAAATTAAAAACTCACGTTTATAAACGTGAGTTTTAGCACTTTAGTTTAATAAAAAAGTTTATTTTAAATAATTGAATTTAAATATTTTTTTTATTAAAAAAATATTTTTCAAGAAGAAATTGCTGTTTTTTCGTTTTTAAGAAGAAAAACTCTATGAAAACATAGAGTGTTTTTGGTTTTTTTTGAGATTAGTTTCAACAAAATTTAACCTGTCTTGTTTCTAGATTAAGAATTTCAAAATTAATTAGAATTGAGTTTTTTGCAAATTTGCTTAATTTGTTTGCTCATTCGATGAAAACGAAGTTTTCACTGAAATAGTCTTGAAATTCATCAAGTTCACCAGGGTAATTGTCAAGATCGATGTGGACTAATTTTTCGTGTAAGAACATAAAGTTAAAAGAAGGAGATGTGATTTTAGTTTTTATACCGATTTTTTCGGCAAATTTTTTGACAAAATCAGTTTTTCCTGAACCGTAAGAACCGGTTAAGTAGATAAATTGAACGTTTTTTTCGATTATTTTTGCAAAAATAATCTCCAAATCTAAAGAGGTTTTGGAGATTATTTTGTTACAAAAAAGGTAATTTTTACTTAAATTTTCCCAATTCATACAGTGTTTTTTAACTTTTATACAGTTTTTAGAAAACTATTATTGACGAGAGGTTGTTTTCATAAAGAAACTAAACGGATCACGGATGTCAAATTTTGACTTTGACTCATAATTTGAGTTAGTCCCAGCGGGAATTTTGTGTCCAACGATAATGTTTTCTTTTAGACCTTCAAGTTTGTCGATTTGTGAAGAAATTACCGAATGAACAAGGATTTTCGAAGTTTCTTGGTAACTTGCAGCGGCTAAAAATGAGTTAGAAAGGAGCGGAATTTGTTTTGCACCTTTGACGATAATGTTTCCAAAAGCTGGGTTTTTACCTTCAGAAATTAATTGACCATTAACTTCTTGGTATTCACTAATGTCAACAATTGAGCCGATGAAGAAATTAGAATCACCGTTTTCGATAATTTGAATTTTTGAAAGCATTTGGCGAATAATGATTTCGATATACTTATCAGAAATTGTAATTCCTTGCATACGGTAAATTCTTTGAATTTCTTTTAGAAGGTAGTTTTGTAAAGTTCGAGCATCAGAAATCGCCAGTAATTCTTTAAGAATGATTGGACCTTCGACTAGTTTTTGTCCTGGGATAACTTTATCACCAACTTGGACACGAAGTTTCTGACTTTGCTCGACACGAACGATATGTTCGGCTCTTTCGTTTTGTGAAGTTTTGTATTCAATTGAGATTAAAAACCCTTTGTTTGCCGCGTTTTTTTCGGCTAGATCAGAAATTTTGGTGATTGTTCCATAATAAGGCGAAATTTTGGCTGGACGACCTCAAGGATGCTCGTGTGAGTCGATTAGTTCGATTAGACGCGTAAATCCGCCAGTGATGTCTTCAACGTTAGCAACCCCTCCAGTATGGAAAGTACGCATTGTAAGTTGTGTTCCAGGTTCACCGATTGATTGGGCGGCGATAATTCCGACGGCTTCACCGATTGAAACGAGTCGATTTGTCGCTAAATCTTTACCATAACACTTTTTGCAGACACTATTTTTGATATGACAAGATAAAATTGAACGGATTTCAACTTTTTTAACACCAGAACTAACAATTTTTTTGGCAGTTTGTAAATTAATTAATGTTCCCGCACTTGCGAGTTTAATTCCTTTAGAATCATAGACATCTTTGTTCAAAAAGCGACCTTCAATTCTTTCGATTAAAGGCACAATTATTGTATTTGTTTTTGTGTCAATAATATCTTTGACCACAAAACCAAAATCAGAGAAGCAATCATCGGCAGTTACAACGATGTTTTGGGCAACATCGACAAGACGACGAGTGAGATAACCAGATTTTGCGGTGTTAAGCGCGGTATCAGTTAGTCCTTTTCGAGCTCCGTGAGTGGATGAGTAGAATTCAAAAGAGGTTAGACCTTCAAGGAAAGAAGACTTAACTGGAACTTCAACAATTGAACGAACAACACGTTCGTTTTCGGCATCGACTTTAAGTGCTTTAACGTTATTTGCCATTAATCCACGCATTCCAGCGAGTTGGACGAAGTTGGAAATATTTCCCCTTGCCCCTGACTTCATCATCATTACTAGTGAATTTTGATTGTCGTTTGTGACGGAATTGCTAAGATCTTCTTGAATGTCGTTTTTAATTTGGGTTCATTTGGCAATTGCAAGCACATATCTTTCATCATCGGTGATTAAACCTTGATTATAAAAAGTGTTTAATTTATTGATATAATCTTCACCTTCAGCGATAAATTCGTGTTTTTTTGGCGCGATTTTGATATCAGAAATTGCAATTGAAGTTCCTGATAAAGTTGAATAGTGAAATCCTAAATCTTTAATTTTATCAAGAATTGAAGGCACCATGTTGTTATAGTTGAACCAAATTTTTTCAAGAAGATCAACTTTTTCATAGTCTTCAAAAACACGGTAAGTTTCAGTTTTGCCTGATTGTTGTTGACGTTTAAAAAGTTGGCTGAATTCAAAAATTGTAAATTCAGCTAATTTGCTAAGGTGTGAAATTGGAAGTTTTTCACCTTTGTAATCACGAAGTTTTTCGTACATGAGAATGCAATTTTCGTAATTTCCAAAATCAAGTTGATCAATAACGAGAGCAATATCTTCTTTGGCAAGAACGCCGTCGTAAGTATCAAAAATTTGTCTAACAATTTTGGCAATTGTCTTTTTATTTAAAGGCTCGTTAATTTTTAAATTTTTAATATACTCACGGAAATTTGTTCCATAAGGAAGGACGTATTTTTTAATTTGGGCGCGGTAGGTAATTTCTAGTTCATCAACTTTTTGGTCAAAAATGAAAGGGAAATTATCGGGGAAAATTCTGTTGAGAATGAATTTCCCCACTGTTGAAATTATATGCCCACGAATGTTTTTGGCTACAAGCGGTTTAACCGATTCAAAAGGTAGAACAACCCGAGCGTGAAGTTCAACTGATCGGAATTCATAGGCTTTTAGCATTTCTTCGTAAGTAGAAAAGAAAGAACCTTCACCTTTTGCCCCTGCTTTTTCCTGGGAAAGATAGTAAAGTCCGAGCACCATATCTTGCGATGGATTAACGATTGGTTCGCCATCTTTTGGCCCTAAAATGTTTTTATCAGCAAACATTAGTTCTTTAGTTTCGCGAACAGCTTCAGGGGAAATTGGAATGTGAACCGCCATTTGGTCACCGTCAAAGTCGGCGTTAAATCCTGCGGTAACAAGCGGGTGTAATTGAATCGCTTTTGCACGCACAAGTACAGGTTCAAAAGCTTGAATTGAAAGTCGGTGCAAAGTTGGTGCCCTATTTAAAATAATTGGCTTATTTTCGATGACTTTTGCCACGTGTGGTCAAATGATTGGATTTTCTTCTTCAATCATTTTTCGTGCTGATTTAATTGAGGCAACCTTTTTTTCTTGAATTAAATTACGGATAATTCAAGGTTCAAAAAGTACCGCTGCCATTTTCCGCGGCAATCCCGCCTGGTGCATTTTTAGTTTTGGACCGACAACAATAACTGATCTACCAGAATAATCAACCCTTTTTCCGAGAAGATTTTGACGAAATCTTCCTTTTTTTCCAGTTAAGGAATCGGAAATTGATTTCAAAGGACGATTTTCTTTGGTTGTCACTTGGTTACTTGTCTTTTTCTGGTTATCAATTAGGGCATCAATTGCTTCTTGGAGCATACGCATTTCGTTTTGAATAATGATAACAGGAGCTTCTGCATCTTTTCATCTTTTTAGCCGATTATTTCTGATAATGATTCGGCGGTATAATTCGTTGCAATCACTTGTAGAATGACGGGAACCATCAAGTTGGACAAGTGGGCGTAAATCTGCGGGAATTACTGGTAAATTTTTAATAATCATTGCTTTTGGATCTTGACCTGAGTTGATAAAAGCATTAATTACCTGTAATCTTTTATAGAGTTTGTCCCGTTTTTGGTTTTTGATAACCACTTTTTTGTTATGAATAATTTGCTTTTGCAAAATTGCAAGTTCGGCTTCGACTTCAGCTTTTTCAGCTTGCAAGTCTAATTTATCAAGTAAATATTCGATTGCAGCAGTTCCAGTAGCAATTTTTGCCTGTGAAAATTCTTCAATTATTTCGTTTAGTTCGTAATAATCAATCCCGTATTCACGGCCGATTTTACTTGATGCGACTTCAGTAAGTTCGGATAAAGCATCTGCGACTGCTTCGTATTCATCGGTTCCAGGGGTGTAGGATTCAAGAATTTCAACAAGGGCGTTTTTATAAATAAGACCTGCTTCAGAAATGTCGATAATTTTGTTTTTTTGGAGTGATTTTAGCCCGCCCGTTTCTAAAACTATATGTGATTTATAGTAAATTATTTGTTCGAGCGCGGATTTAGTGATGTTGGAAGTGATTTTGTCGCCTTCAAAAACTTTTAGTCCTAGCAATTTAGCAACAATAGAATGGTCAATTTTGAAAAATCAAAAATGGAGAATCGGTGCATTAAGCGAAATATGTCCCATTGCGTAACGACGTGATAATTTTGACATTATCTGTGATTTTGAAACTTGACATTCTTTAGTGGTAATACAAAGTTGATTTTCGTTTGCTTTTCGGTATTTTCGACCACAAATTGAACATTTAAAATCAACAAGTGGACCAAAAATTAATTCATCGAAAAGTCCGCCACGCTCTGGTTTGAAAGTTTTGTAATTGATTGTTTCTGGTTTATAAACTTCACCACGTGATCAATCAAGCACATCTTGTGGTGTCGCCAAAGCAAGCGAAATTTTTTCGATTGAATTTTCATAAATTTTCGCGTATTGTCGTGAAACTTTTGTGTTCATTTTTTAAATTCTCCTTTAAAAACGGGAACAATTTCTTTTTTTGTCAAGAATGAAATTTATTTTAATCAAAATCAACATTTTCTTCGTCAAATTCGAATTGGTCATCAACTTTTTCAAGTTGTATACGACCCTCGTTGTCAAATTCGTCAATGAAATCAACAGGAATTTCTGTAAAGTCTATTGCTACTTTTTCTTCCTCTTCTTGTTCTTCAGGTTGATCTTTTTTGTGAACTTCAAGTTTGATTAAAAGACCACGGAGTTCGTAAGCTAAAACATTGAATGACTCTGGAGTTCCAGGGCGAGGGATTTTTCCACCAGAAATTATGTTATTATAAAGCAAATTACGACCTTGAATGTTATCTGATTTGTAGGTTAGAAGTTCTGATAAAACTGAAGTTGCACCAAAAGATTCGAGCGCTCAAGTTTCCATTTCCCCGAATCTTTGCCCACCATTTTGTGATTTTCCACCTAAAGGTTGCTGTGTTGTTAGTGAATAAGGTCCGATTGATCTTGCATGCATTTTATCATCAACCATATGTTGTAATTTCAGCATATACATATAACCAACAGAAACTGGATTCTCAAAAGCTTGACCAGTAATTCCGTCAAATAATTTGAATTTTCCTGATTCAGGAATATTTGCCTCGGCAAACAAACTTTTGATAGTATCAATTTTAATTCCGTCAAAAACTGGGGTGACAAATTTTGTATTTAATCTTTTTGCTGCCATTCCAAGGTGCAATTCTAAAACTTGACCGATATTCATCCGCGAAGGCACACCTTGCGGGTTTAGGACGACATCAACGGGAGTTCCGTCTTCTAAAAACGGCATATCTTCAACTGGAAGAACTATCGAAACAACACCTTTATTTCCGTGCCGACCTGCCATTTTGTCGCCAACTTTAACCTTTCTTTTTTGGGCGATCAAGATTTTAACAAGCATTCCGACACCTTCTTCGAGATTGTCACCTTGATCGCGAGAAAGAATTTGAACATCGATAACGGTTCCGCCTTCACCATTTTTAACACGAAGTGAAGTGTCTTTTTGTGCAAGTGCTTTTTTACCCCAAATTGCCGCCATTAATTTTTCTTCAGCGGTTGGATTATCTTCTCCTTTTGGCGATGTTCTTCCGACTAAAATATCACCAGTATCAACTTCTGAACCAACGATTACGATTCCGTTAGCATCAAGATGGGCGCGTGATTTTGTCGAAGCATTAGGAACTTCGGCAGTTAGAACATCGTTTCCTGCTTTTGAAGAACGGAATTTAATAGTTTGTTCCTGAATGTGAATTGAGGTAAAAACATCGTCTTTTACGAGCTTTTCGCTTAAAATGATGGCATCTTCGTAATTATAACCATATCAAGTGCTGAAAGCAACAAGAACATTTTTTCCAAGGGCAAGTTCACCGTTGTCAGTTGAAGGACCATCGCAAATTAGTTGTCCTTTTTTGACAACATCACCAACTTTAACTGTTGGTTTTTGTAAAATTAGTGTTTCTTGGTTGGACTTTTCAAAAGCACGTAAATAATGAATTTTTTGTGATTCGCCATCGTTAATAATGACTTTTTTTGAATCGACAAAAACTACTTTTCCACTAACGGTTGCGCGTAAATTGGTTGCTGAAAAGCGGGCAATATCAGATTCAATTCCAGTTGCAACAAGCGGTGCTTCTGATTTAATAAGCGGCACTGCTTGACGTTGCATGTTTGAACCCATAAGCGCACGGTTAGCATCGTTATTTTCCAAAAAAGGAATTGCTGATGCTGAAATTGAAGTCATTTGCATTGAAGAAACATCGATATAATCGACTTGTTCTGAGTCAAGAACAAGGTAAGTTTGATTTTTTCGAACTGTTAATTTATCAGCAACAATTCTATTTTTTTTGTCAATTTCGATTGAAGATTGGGCAAAACTTAGTCCGTATTCTTCCGCGGCTGTAAGTCAATGAACTTGTTTAAAATCGACAACGCGATTTGTTACTTTATAATAAGGGGTGATAATAAAACCGTATTTATTGATTTTTGAAAAAACAGAAAAATTAAGAATTAAACCGATGTTTTGACCTTCAGGAGTTTCAACAGGACAAATTCGACCGTAGTGAGTTGAGTGCACATCCCGAACCTCAAATTGGGCGGTATCACGATTTAGACCTCCAGGACCAAGAGAAGTAACTCTTCTTTTGTTTGCCATTTCACCAAGAGGATTAATTTGATCCATAAATTGTGATAGTTTTGATGAGTTGAAAAAATTTTTAAATTGGTTATAAATCGGTTTGTTATTAATAACAGATTTTACTGTTAACTGTGAAAGGTCAGATTTTGATGAAATTCTTTCTTTACTATTTTTTTCAATTTTAGTTAAAGCAATTAAAAATTGGTTCTGTAAAAGTTCGCCAACACTTACAATTCGTTTGTTAATTAGCGAATCAGGGTCGTCGTTTTTTCCTAAATTGTGTAATAAATTGAAATAATAAGAAACAATTGCAATAATATCTGATAAAACCAAAGTTGTTTCAGTTAAATTTGGATCAGTTGCAATAACATTAATAGGTTCGCTATCTTGCAACATTGCTTTTTTGTTTGGTCAAACTTTTACAATTGCGACATAGATTCTTTCGCCTAAATTTTGATTACGACTAATTTGTAATTGGCGAGCATAAATTGATGAATCAACACCTTCAATTTTTGAAAGTTCAATTTCAGAGTTATTGAATTTTTCTTGAATTTCAAGCGCAATTTTACGAGTAATATAAGTACCTTTTTTGTATAAAGTTTGCTTTTTTTTGTTAACAATATCTTCGGCAAGGTAGGATTGTGAAATTCGGTCAATTAAATTAAGTTTAGAATTGAGCATATAACGCCCAGTTGCCGATAAATTATAACGTCTTTCATTGAAAATAATTGACGGAATTAAATTTTTCAGTCCCTCTTCGGTTACACGGTCATCTTTGCGAATAATTCGGTAGATTAGTTCTAAATTGTCCTCAATTGAATCAATTTTGTGTTTTCGAATTGATTCTTGAAGTTCAACTGAACTACCAAAATATTTACGAATTGTTTCGTTAGTGAATCCAAGCGCTTTTAAAAACGCAATCAACGGAATATTTTTATGTTTATCAACACGAAATTTAACAGTATCAACTTGATTCCCTGTAACTTTATGGAAAATTTCCATTCATGAACCTAATTGCGGAATAATTTCCACTTTGTTAAAAAGATCATCGGCTTGTCGATTCCGCACATTTTCACGAAAACAAACACCTGGTGAACGGATTAATTGTGAAACAATAACTTTTTCAAAGCCATTTATGATAAAAGTTCCGCCTTGAGTCATAAATGGAAACTCGGAAAGCAAAATTTCTTGCTCTTCCATTTCTCCATCTTCGACTTGAATTTTAACTAAAGTAACATAAACTCTGGCAGCGTATGTTTTTCCTTTAATTTTTGCTTCACGGATCGCTAAATATTCGTTTTCAGGTTTTTCAACCCGAAGTGAATCAGGGCGAAATTTAATTTCTAATTTCCCATTTGAAGAAACAATTGGAAAAATTTTCTCAAAAGCCTGCGGAATTCCTGAATAAATAAATCAATCAAAAGAATCACGGAGTGAATCTAGAAAATCTGGAGTTTCCAAAGTGTTGTTTGTTTTACCATAAAAACGTCGGTCAGTGCCGATTCCATATGATCTTAAATTGTATAAGTGGTTCATTTTTTCACCCCTTTTTAATTTTTTCCATAAGTTTTTAAATTATATTAGAAAAGAGAAAAAACAGAAATTTTTTTAATAACTTTTAAAAAAATAAGGAAAAAGTTGACTGGGATATTTTCTTATTTCTAATAAGAAAATAAATAAAAATGGTGTTTACACACCTTTTTTATGTTAATTTGCAATTTTTTTTGACAAAAAATTAGTCAATAGAAACTTCTGCCCCAGCTTCAACTAGTTTAGTTTTGTATTCTTCAGCTTCTTCGGGTTTGATTGCCTCTTTAATTACGGAAGGAGCAGCATCAACAAGTTTTTTAGCTTCCATTAAACTTAATCCTAACAAGTCTTTAACTACTTTAATTACGGCAACTTTTTGTTGTCCAGCTGATTTTAATGTTAATTTAACTTCGGTTTTTACTTCGGCTGCAGCGGTTGGAGCGGCGGCAACGGCAACGGCAGACGGATCAACACCAAATTCTTCTTTAAGAGCATCAACAAATTCCATAACTTCTTTAATTGACATCTCTTTTAATGATTCAATAAATTGTTCTTTTGTAATTTTAGCCATTTCTATCCCTTTCTTAGGCGGTTATTTTTTGCTCATCGATTAATAATTTAAGACCAAAAGCCAATTGTTTTAATGGACTTTGGAGCGCAGAAGCTAGCATTGTAATTGCTTCTGTATAGTTTGGAAGTGATGCGATAACAGTATTTTCTTCGCTAGAAACAACTGCTTTTTCATAAATTCCACCTTTGAGAATTAAAAGTGGTTGTTCTTTTGCGTTTTTTGCAATTATTTTTGCAGGCGCAATCGGATCTGTTGTTCCAAAAGCGAATAAATTTGGACCAATTAAATCGCTTTTAAGATTTGAATACCCTGAATTTTCAGCTGCAATTTTGAAAAGACGATTTTTGTATACTTTAGAAAAAACGCCAGAAGATTTAAACTCTTGACGTAGTTGTTGTAATTCAGCGACAGTAAGTCCACGGTATTCAACAATCGCAAGCGAAGAAGAATCAGTCAGTAACTTTTCAATTTCAGCAACAGTTTCAACTTTTTTCTTACGAAAACTATTCAATTTTGCTCTCCTTTCTTTTAAAAATAGGGGCAATACTTGAAAGATACATTCAAATAACAAATTAAGTCAAAAAAATGACAGTTATTATCTCTATGTATTGCGTTAAAATTATACCAAAAATTAATAAAAAGAAAAATATTTTCGTAAATTATTAAAACTTATGACTTCGTTTTACTCTAGTAAAAAATTGTACAGCACAAAAACGTCCCCGGGTCGTAATAAAGCGCTGCTCAAGTTTTACTCTAGTAAGAAATTGTACAGCACAAAAACGAATTGGCGGAATTTTCCTTTATCGCCGGAGTTTTACTCTAGTAAGAAATTGTACAGCACAAAAACGTGAAATTCCAACAGGAAATAATTATACTTGTTTTACTCTAGTAAGAAATTGTACAGCACAAAAACATAGTCACCTGGTTTTTTATGGTCTTTAAAAGTTTTACTCTAGTAAGAAATTGTACAGCACAAAAACTAGTTTTAAAAACTTTTCATTAAAACCAAAGTTTTACTCTAGTAAGAAATTGTACAGCACAAAAACAATAAGAGTTTATACCTGCAGTCTGTAGGGGTTTTACTCTAGTAAGAAATTGTACAGCACAAAAACCATCATGCTAAAAAAGTCTTTGAAATACTGGTTTTACTCTAGTAAGAAATTGTACAGCACAAAAACGGGTATGCGCTGTTTTGTCCAGCAGTTTTCGTTTTACTCTAGTAAGAAATTGTACAGCACAAAAACATATTCCGGGATTTGATATTTTCTGTCAGTGTTTTACTCTAGTAAGAAATTGTACAGCACAAAAACTATTTGCTCCTTTATTCTAATTTAGATAAAGTTTTACTCTAGTAAGAAATTGTACAGCACAAAAAC of Mesomycoplasma dispar contains these proteins:
- a CDS encoding tRNA (adenosine(37)-N6)-threonylcarbamoyltransferase complex ATPase subunit type 1 TsaE, with the protein product MEIIFAKIIEKNVQFIYLTGSYGSGKTDFVKKFAEKIGIKTKITSPSFNFMFLHEKLVHIDLDNYPGELDEFQDYFSENFVFIEWANKLSKFAKNSILINFEILNLETRQVKFCWN
- a CDS encoding P110/LppT family adhesin N-terminal domain — protein: MKRIKFKHIIFAIVGISAIVSASVSIPYGLSVQTENFNLKLKTFDKNAKNASILSSATEFSSAEFDKLVTNLKPKEKFAKRLNAFDALNLHFDAAYNFDLNQAVDLSQLSEKYPNFTFKIVLPSNKNDVQIKDNKLKDLGINVSNSSKSVNYTTKFDLDFSKQEKSFQFSPENLEASISLSKLDSLQGKTATEIAILFNKSFAKNFSETEKDATKAIYKTFSEFGGISFKLNSEPIFLLPSNFEIKPELQTEKIMFTEVNDEENKIILSMILFDKLTKKTEKFSLNFVDLPKTNQKYENKFLEIFKKNYEFNSVISKHLAKNNSSVAKLFANTSSLDSLNLSQFSSWFTEKQDANNKFLEEIKTLIPDFEPKKVTFSVKKPKKDLKNENTVFVVLKVDGSFKNQDELPLGLNLGENNQYSYNFDFEFDATESVYSGYFRNAIENFDAKTAENLKNLNFEIKKDLPVTIFASTIDNTIKHLFNKPLDLKNISKTAAPLFDLLNFSANKKDNLVASEAKTTEVSATLFQDSVESEKNSVSLTGSNSKKSENAGNYLKSLFENLEKTNFPPHTSLFLSSFFKDKYTLKLEIKTEGITKEELEAKIDNVSKDNPAYKTLAESVKMHLFLDWKTNFEVKEEDEGGKKKEILTSITAVNNPTLKFKVNEDPSKKSSQKVFLDSKNQGIYLAEGGISLEKPETDSDSTKQLKLDKGKTLFYAFKPTKLSKNPLLKYFLLKTEQEDHKNLGLIILPHFLAKGTNVINADFQKEVTKKNGNSEGVATTVKFTQSTYNGGMKFFYNENKTEILTKKTPKNPLLQEQDFLNNPNATIILAVNVTENDDKKSVINFSFYSSEEDKGRKELFKWSETIPDDFVWDLSKSLTIGTTKSLRQGLIDKQENASREFLGITFKGLALFDKPENVNDYNAFFEKFRKEYID
- a CDS encoding DUF3899 domain-containing protein — encoded protein: MRFSLSFFFNAIFRRKIQKRSILAFIFWMIFLIIVAIVIIFVQKKPWYDAVSIVGLIAISISALATVLRLGLFSSFSLSYHRWRIQSQNKLLEKRGFKPEKQKIDYAFIKKKQKELSLLPIFLGFLIGLILLSISLPFLIINS